A region of the Centropristis striata isolate RG_2023a ecotype Rhode Island chromosome 20, C.striata_1.0, whole genome shotgun sequence genome:
CAGTCATCACATTCTTGTTAATTCATCcgtttctgtttctgtatttCAGTTGATTTCCCTATTTCGCAGAATTTAATTGCAGCATCTTTCTGTTGTAACAgaattcttgataataattcaGGTATGAAAACAGAGGTCGGTCACAGAACATTTGAGTGGACAAAGTTTGAGTAAAGATATTTTCCGAAGATATattagttatattattattgtttgtttaaatgcaataacagaaaaaatactctACCTGTAGGGGTTATTTCTTGGTTTCTCGTGTCATAGTATTCCAAATCCTGagttcaaaagaaaaaatgtgttcaaaatgttgttaTAGTTCTAGCTTCAATGAAAGAGAGAAGACTGCAGTAAAAGGGActtatattatgtatatttctaagcacacactcacacataaacatacagtacacaccAGTATATTCTCTGTTGTCTGCTCCAGTTTCTTGTCTATCTTGTCCCTGAGGGCGCTCAGTACTGGCTCTATCATTCCTGCAGTGCTCAGTACAATCCTCTTCACTGTCTCTTCAGGAACGTGGAAGTTCAGCTTGGAAAATACCTTCCTGTCCACAGGAACAAACCCACAGATGtttctaataaaaataataaataactaataaaaaaaattacaataggAACTGAGCCAATGATGCATGTTGATGATTAACACCATAGGGGCCAATTTGTTTGCAGTGAAGACCCATAAATCTGTAGCTGGCTTTGTGCCATATCAGTGGTCTGGGATTGGAAGAGTGGGTGTGTGTTGGATTGGTTCTCACGACCAGATGCAGAGGCCCTTGGTAGTGCTTACTAAAACAGTTAACTGTTTGAGGCAATATTATTGGAAAGCACATAATGACAAAGTCATATTGTAGAAAAGTCTTTCCAGCTCAGTGGTAATCCCTCAATGCAGTCACCTTCTATCCCATATATTTAGCTGAAATAGTCTCCAGTCCATGAGTGCAACCACTTTAATTGAATTACGCATGCACtttgaataaacaaataatttaaatgaatggTGCTTTGCCTGTTGAGTAGGTTCCAGTTGCTGAGCTTCTGCTGTGTAGAGTTTGCAGGAATATAGTTGTGCAGGTCAACAAGCTTTGGGAAGAAATATTTGACAACCTCTGCAGCCATCACTACAAACAGAGGGGCACAGTCAGTTCAAGTAAATAAACAGACATTTGAGCTGATAAACTACGTAAACAGCCAAACAAGATTATTGGAGCTTGAGACAGCAATTAGCTTACGCGAAACACATTTATACAGGGTCATATTACTCCTGCTGCTTATTTAGTTAATGTGGATTGCTAGCAAAGCTAAATTAGCAAAGTACCTCCGTCACTGAAGTCTCTGGTGATGTGTCTCTTGGGTCGGGACAGAGATATTTTGTCTATCCATGCGTACAAATCCTGTAGCTCTTCTTCGTTCAGTTCTCGGTCCATTATTCTTAAAGCAACATCAGTTTCTCGACAGTTTCTAAAGATCCAAACTGTTTTGCTGAGCTAGCGTGTTAGCTTCCCTCGACAGATTGTTTAAGGCGTTGCTATGCGACCGATAATTAACTAGGCAACACATATTATGATCTAGATGTGCAGCCATGAGAAAGACGGAGAAAAAATGGCTTAAACTCTGACTTTGGTGATTCAGTTTTATTGTAAGCTCCATTTTACAGACAAAAAgaacatctcaataaatagaaACGATTCAAATACAATTTCAGTTCAAAGTTTGCAGGACAAATAGAGGCACAGTCCTCACTGTAAGGAAACACCACAATCATTGGCATTATGAGAGGAGGACTGTGTCTGCTGCATAGAATATGCAATGTAAAATGAAATCCCTTGAAGAATTACAATCAATAGGtatcacacaaaacaaaacagcggCATGAAATAATTCAGTCCCACAAAATCAAGCATACCTAGGTTAGTACAAAAAAGTTCAAGAAAAAGGCATAACTTCTGTGGTATGTCCTTAATTAAAACAATGTGTAAAGTGCCCACGTTGGTGCCACATTTCAAAATCCCTTAACAAcataatttcatttaaaaaagtacCAATTTGAGGGAATAGTAACAGTTAGTAAAACAGTTACAGCATTGATAGTGCAATTGCCTCATAAAGTGTTCACATATCCAAGGATCAAGGCAGAGAGACATTtcccttaaaaagaaaaaaagaacatcatgaTGGCTGCATAGCCATTTGTCATTTATTAAGCACAGACGTTGAGTCTGTCAATCACGGCTTCAGGTTGTCATCAACATACTGAAGGCTTACATAAGCAAGACACAGACGGCGGTAATCTTCTGGGAGACCATAATTGACAGAAAAGCTCTGTCGCATATTGTTGCAGATCCTTCAGTGGATCTGGTTTCCACTTTAAAACAGACATGTGTCTCCTGAAAGGATTTCGTGGTCCTTCTTAGGTGGGACAACAACAGTGTCCTCTGTCAGAGGATCTCAGTGTTTACACCATGCTGAATTATTCCCTCTGTCATCTGGGCCTGCTGGGGGGCATCAAGGCAGCTCTCCCTGCAAGCTAGAAAAACAAGTGCTGTTAAAAAACAAGCTAGTGATTAGCTTATCTTAGTTCAACTTAAAATGTCTTTCTCCAAACTCTGTGTGTTATTTGTCTCTCAGTTATCCAGTGGCCCGCAGAAGTTTATGTGCTTACTAACTCACTAACATTGAGCCACTGCTTGTTCATCACACTGCTATGTTGGCACAATGTCCAAAACCACAGACGTCTTCATAAACGTGAATGCCTTAAATAACATTAGGAATGTCTGAATAACAACTGCCAGGATTTGGAGGATTTAGGAGAGTCCGGTTgactctgctgctgtctgaatACATACCAGCTGAGTGTGTGGCAGCGGAGACCGGACTGCGGAGGGCTTCGGCTTCACTGGAGGCATCGGAGGCTTTGGCTTCATGATCTTCAAAAGGCAGATGTTAACATTTAAAGCAAGTTCTAAAAAGTGTGACATAAAAATTGCAGGTAGAATGACTTGTAATGTCACTTACCGGTTTTGTTGCAAGTGGTGGCAGAGGCCTGGATGGAGGTAGTGGCTTAttctgacaaaaaagaaaaagagttaATACACAACTTAACACTATTAGGGTCCTtaaaaagaatatatttttgaatgcaATTTTACCTCAGTATAGACTGGCTTGCTTGAAACAGCCTGCATGAACGGCCTtacaacctaaaaaaaaaaattgcaggttGAAATACAGGAGAcatctaaataataaaaaaactgcaCATTACCACATGtacacaatgaaacatttaaataaatacaaaacagtagAACAGATTACCTGCTCAAACTTTGATGGTTGAGGCAAAGCTGACAACTTCTTAGGTGGCtataaggggaaaaaaacaaaaacagagatgAGTGGAGGTGAAAGCTTGATtcgtcttttttaaaaaccataatcctgactttttttttgcagcttcaAAACAATAATGGTCTGTTTATTTAGAATAGCATCCCTGGAGCTAATTGGTCCTCGGTGTGTGGCCCGGGGATAATTTGCTATTTTCTGTAGCTTCAAATTTGACCCTAAACTAATCACCACGATGACATGATTTTATATACAAGCTACACTTGCCATAATTGAAAGTATCATGTCTAATGTAGACAAAAATCCAACACATACCGTGTAAGTGTTTGTGTTTCGCTACACCCTGGTGCATAAGCTGTTAGATCAAAACAGAAGCTTACTTCTGGAGCTGCTCTGCTGGGCCTCAGTGCTCCAGTTTGTGGTCTGGCAGCAGCAGAGTACAGAGGTTTACAGGCTCGAGTGGCTGAAGACTCCACGAACGTAGGATGGCTGATTTGTGTGGACCCGAGACGAGGGCTGCCCCGTGCACTGCTTGACCGAAACAAGGGGTTGGTTTGTCCTGAGGTAGACTGAAAGCATCTATAAGGAAATACACACAAGATAACATTCaagatgagaaaaataaaaagtggcTTCATGTGGTGATCTAGCTGATTACCAGTTTCTGAACACAAATTACATGGCAATTTTCATGATTGGTAATCCAATTGATAAAAtggattacaaaaaaatgtgttctgcaAATCTAATCTGACTATTTATGGGTGAGTTCAAAATAGAACATAGAAAATATTGCACCTTATACCAAAAGTCTTAGTTTAACAACATTGTTCTctataaaaaaagaattttcAATGCAAATAAAAAGCATTTTGCATATTCAGCACTTAAGAGGAACACCACtttcaatgtaaataaaaaaggaaagtaCATGTCTAGGAAACCCCATACGTCAGGTgagcttttaatgagttgacaGCATTGGTTATAATCAAAAGtttcataattttaaaaattgccATATTTGAAAAAAGGTAATTGAGTAATCCTTGACAATGTAACTATAATCTAATTGATAGGCTAATTAAAGTTACTTATTTTTGTAATCTGACTATGTGATCCTAATTTAATGTGATCTGTGACGACCCAACACTGGTGAGGTaacacagacagaatgaaacaaataactttttttgttgtaccTTTTAGCAGGTCGTCTTTTTCTCATGCAGCACATCAAACTCCCAATAACCAGGGCCGACAGCAGGAGTATGCCAACCACCACTGACACAATAAACACCACTGgacctgctgctgcacacacaaacaaacacacacattcattacaTCAATATCTCCTTATTGCTCGAGGATGAACACGTGATAGAGTACGTCACTCGCCCCAGGAAacaaaacacactgtaacatcATTACTGCATTTGAACCGACTGACTGGGGAATTCCATTAAGTTGATGTTCATCAGAACAGAGCACAATTGTCTGAGAGTTCATGAGAAATCTCTTAGTATTATCTTTGTATCTTTGTGAAAAACAGAGCAGGAGCggaacagacacaaacagccaTGTGTGAGGCGTGGGCATTTCAATGTCAAGCATATAAAGATTTGTAGATTTGTACAATACCTTCAGGCAGCTCTGACTGCTCCACATCGCAGAAAGGTGGGGCCCAGCCTGGGTCGCAGTGACACTTACTCTCATGGTTACAGACCTGCCAGAGATCACACTCAGTCAGTCATGTTTTCATGTGATGCTATGAATGAATCGTTTAATGTGGAAGTCATGAGTGAATTATTTTTTGCAACATCTCTTTTTGCTGACTAGGGAGTCCTCTCCACTAACTTAATCACTGACTCGCCCCTCCTACCTGCTACTAGCTAGTTTTATCTGCAAAGAAGTGTTTCTTACACTATTGTGCAACTTTTATATGAACTGTATTTGTGCAAATGCATCAAGTTAACCTAGCCCTGTGAGAAAAGCAAACACTTTGGCACACAGTACTCGCTTTCCCAGCCCTGGGATGAAGGTCTGACTCGGGCAGCACGAGTCACTCACTCACCCATAATTTCCATGTTActgtaagtaaaaataaatcaccATCCCATTGAAGTTAGTGAAGGGCTAAACCTGAAGTTAGCCTTGAGGTCACGGGCACTGGGGCAAGTATGAGATTTACCAAGCTATGGAAATTTTTGCCAAATCGTTTCCTATGAAAGGAGCTGACATTAGCTCTAAAAGTGGTTTCAATTCACCAGATGACGTTATACGCTACTTTATATATTGGTGAGGTCACCCACCGTGCATCAGCTAAGTGGTTGCATTTGCTCACTGCCTGTCTGCACACAGCAGAGAGCCTATGCTATTGGCAGAAGAGCGGTGGTCTGTGATTACTCAGACCATCAAGCATGATAAtgaattacaataatatatttttgtctttttccctGATAGTCTGAATAAGTCGCTCAATTTGTTGCTAAATCTAGCAAGAAAGTTGCCACGTGCTACATTGGTGACCTGAAAACCCAACTCTCTTTTGTGAATGACTCATACAAACTTGAGTCAGTAAAAAAGAATTGAATCTTCCATTGCTCTTAAGAGTTTTTGTAACTTTAGCAGATTTCTCACCCCGTGGTTGTTGCATTTGGCGGAGCAGTCATTCGTTCCGTACACTTTAATGTTTTTGATGTCCTGACACCGTTGATTGTAGCATACCTGAAAGACATTGACACAGTTCACTGGTCTGGATCGCACAGAGGTTTTGTTGATGCTAACTGCTAATAGCAACACTAGCAGTTTTCTTACCATGCTGTTGCCACATTTGGTACCAACAGGCACCATGCCAAGATCTGCAGGGTAGTTATCTTCAGGGTTCATGGTTGCCTCATTGCATATTTCTCCATTTGCGATTTTGTAGAAGGACTTCCTGGATGTCACTGGAAACTCCCACCCTCCGGAGCAGAAAAGCGTCCCACAGGATTGATCTCTGCAACCAAAAATCACAAAGCAATGACACTAAAgactaattaaatataaatataaacactaTTAAAGTGCTGTTTTGGCTTTTGACTACGTACCGGCTTGAACATCTCTGGCTAAACAGTGTTTTTCTGCAGTTTCCATGCTGGTAGAAACAAGCATCTGGAGCTACTTCAGCGTCTAAACAGAATGACAAACATGTCAGCTGAAGATATAAAAGTCTCAATGCACTGGGAATCAAAAAACATCTAAATGAAACAGCAATTCACTGTTTTTACCTGGTCCCCAAAGTCTCTTGCAGTGGTCCTGCCGTGAAGGACACTGTCCATTGTAGCAGTATCCTTTTCCGCGTTTGCAGGGCAGGCCATTCTGGGTGTAGGCGTCAGTCGGACAGGAGGCAGAAAAACCAGTGCAGTACTCTGCCAGGTCGCAGTCTCCTGTCTTTGGTCGGCAGATACTGCCTGTCGGTTTCAGCTGCAGAGCCGAGAGAAACACAGATGGTGATGTACCGACTACTGAAATAAGTACACTCACACATAACCGGCCAGACGGCGGAGCCAGACAGTGTCTAGCTATATGGTAACACAATTAGTATCAGTGTGGCTTCACTGATCTACAGTAGAGAGGACATAGTGGCTTACTTGGCAGTTGTGGCAGCACTCTCCATCTGCACACTGGGCTCCTGCATTAAGTCTGCAGGTAGTGGCATTGCAGCAGGGATTCTTGCACTCCTATGAGACAAACAGAGGGGTgcagacagtggtggaatgagTATTCAATCCTTTTCCAAAAGCACTAATACCATGCTGAAAATCCTCTGCCTCAAGTAAAAGTTCCACAGTCAAACCTTGCTCAAATGAAACTATATAATTAATATCAGCCAAATGCACTTAAAGCATTAAATACAcctcttgagtaaatgtacttccaccactgggtgCAGAGCATTACGATCCAGTCTCCTTTGtgtgtattgttattttatagTGTTAATGCACCCTGTGTGAGCACGGCTTGCACAAACCTCAGCAGTGCCACAGTCACACTCCTCTCCAGGCTCCAGGAAGGCATTCCCACACACTGGCCCTCCATAGACACGATCAGTAGAGGGAGTATCCAGCAGACAGGCAGGGTTCACCTCCTCCAAGAATctcctgagctgctgctgactgcagctgctgaacagCTCTGGATATACAAGGCTAGAAGAAGAGACAAGAACAAGAAATTAAGGAGATAAATATTAACTTTACTTCaggtttaaaaacacatttagggGAGTTAATGTGCAAATGAGAATATGGGTTTACCCGACACTCTCAGCCATGATGCAGCCTTTTTTCGATGTTGAGGAGCCGCAGACACAGTTTTCAGAATCATGGGACAAGCCCAGGTTGTGACCCATTTCATGTGCAATCGTAGAGGCCACTCCTATTGAGTTAGTGTTATGGTCCTGCATGTGCAGaacaaaaaagtggaaaaaactgaaattagcATCGTAAAACTCCCattaatttccttttaatttctatattttcaCACAGACATGCTTACCTCATTGACAGCTCCAGAGTTAGATGTGCACATTGCGTTGGTGTTGGCTAGGCCGACAGTGGAACCATCGAAATCCACACCTCTGTGTAAGGAAGAGAACATTTGTTTAGACGCCAGCTCTAACAGCTCACACaccatgtttgtctttttggcaTGGAGTTAAAAACAGCTTACGTGATGAACTGTGCATTGTCGTGTTTGGTCTTCGGCAGCAGGCTCCGCTGGCGCCACTCAAGGAATCGACCGAGTGTGACCTCTGGGTTTGTGCTGACATCTATCTGATCTCTATATGTCCAGATATCCAGACCGACCAGCATCACGCGAACACCCACAGGGCGATACAGCTGGAAGGGACAACATGTTAGCACAAACCTGGGAAGCGGACATTAACCTGaaactaaaaatgaatgaagttCAAATGAGTATTTTTGAATGTGAAGAACTCAGACACGTAATGCTACAAATCACCGAAGGCCTCATCTATACTTCTGTCACAGGAAATCTCTGTTGAGTCTAGTGCTGATGCAGATGATGCATCAATGTTGGCCCTTTTCTTTCAGAGTATGCAGATTGTGTGATATGTGTGAAACATATCAGCTTAGGTGTGAATATTCACAGTTAAAGTTAGATTTTCACAGTGATAGAACTTGTCCTTCCTTTTGTTGGTCACATTCCAGTCAGTACAGAACAGATAGTATCAGGAcacatttctgtatttaatCCTCAGTGAAAATAAAGCCGGATGAATTGCTCGACACGTGGCTATGCTGCATTGTGAGAAAAATGTTGAAAGTCCTATCTGCTGCCAATGAAAATACACTAAATCACTCGATTACTGgtagattaattactttattagtGCGGAAAGGGAATTGtattaaattacacaaaattagcTTTTACTCTCACTTGAAGTTAAGAATGCCCCTATTTTACAGTCCAGTGggatcagtgttttttttttttttggctgagCAAACACATAACTTGTTAAATCatagaaacaaataaacataccTTGTCCACGTGGTTTGCTATTTCAAGAGTTCTGGCCTCTATTGTCTTCTTACTGCCAAACTTCTTGTACTAAAAAGGAATGAATGTTTGAGTTAGTAAAACAGCCAACATCTCAGATATAAAAGATAATCTAGTTTCACACCTCTGTGTGGTCGACCACCACAACCAGCTCAACCGTCTTGGGTTTTCCTGTACGGTCTTTCGTCTGGGCTCTGCTTCTCTGAATAACACAAAAGGTGGAAGATATATAGAAGTTGTTCAGCTCAACTTAGACATGGGCCCAAGCCAATGTACTCTTTGTGTAGAAGCTCTCAAAACACTGTTacaaagtgcttattaaaatgactaaatatgataaaatgtgagatacaaactgtaaaattaaaaaataacacaaattggaaaataaaactttttggtttAAAGATGTTTTCAAAGCAGGGGCAGCTgccattgtaaaataaatactatGATCATCTTGAAGAATTCATTTGATGCAAATGTATAGATAACATTATTCAAAATGTCAATGCAAACATTTGTTTAATTCAAGGTAATAGTCATGTCCAGTAATAATTTCCAACTATATTAAGAGATATTATGTCTCTCTACCTTGCTTTCTTGTCTTTTTACCATGTTCCCTTTTATTAATCTGAATCAACAAAAACTTTGTaattttgaaattattattattatttcacatcttaaacatatttaaagctATAAAGAACTATAGTTATTAGTATGATTTTACACTGTATCCCTTTTTTGCATAAAATTGTCAAATGTAAGAAGGCTGCACTCAGTATTGGATATCAGCTGTAGGCTTCCAGCCCTGGTGTATTTCTGTATCAGTCCACGCTGTGTGTCTTTACCAGGCTGCCGAGCTGGAACAGTCCAGACGGACGAGCTCCGTGATCATAGAAAGTGGTTGTGTTTCCATGGGAACAagagctcctcttcctcctcaggtGTTTGTAGTTGTAAACAGCGTGAAGACCCTCGTCACTGTGAGCTTCAGAGCTCTTGTCCTGCTGTCCCGCCTCAGCGCCGGCCAGAGGTTCGATAAGGTACACATGGTCCTGGAGACGCACAAAACCCCTGCAGAGCAAAAGAGACACGTCAGAGTGGACACAGGAAATCTTTTCCTTCAGCATATCTAATTATCAAACAGATCTCAGTTTAATAGATTACAAgacttgtgtttgtttattatgcTTCAAAGATTCCGCACAAACAGACATGTCTGACAGAAGGCAGCTTCGCATGGCCTTTGTTGATTGGGTTACAGGTTTTCAGATGCAGAGCTACATGCAGCCTTAATGGTCGTCGTGATGGAGGAAATGGATGCTGAGGGACTGATCCTCTCTTTGGATTGGACACATCGGTCATGAGTCACAGGG
Encoded here:
- the spef1 gene encoding sperm flagellar protein 1, encoding MDRELNEEELQDLYAWIDKISLSRPKRHITRDFSDGVMAAEVVKYFFPKLVDLHNYIPANSTQQKLSNWNLLNRKVFSKLNFHVPEETVKRIVLSTAGMIEPVLSALRDKIDKKLEQTTENILDLEYYDTRNQEITPTEIRQTEAKLLAQLTQQEMKKDEKSRIKNGIIKPQLPAQVYADMGPTLRLFLQEKEQAVMDLQETVEILQMKVSRLEHLVRLKDMRIEDLMRHLETYKAKGNRH
- the adam8a gene encoding disintegrin and metalloproteinase domain-containing protein 8a isoform X2, which gives rise to MPYSGYFIWIFFSSWGIIAGSVRTLPHVMKYQTVIPQRLKDSSLIDNAPTHKTYPDVLQYSLTIAGQNHTLHLEKNKDLVGKNFFVTHYSDQGSQVTTTPDLRVHCYYHGHVVGVKDSSASVGLCSGIKGFVRLQDHVYLIEPLAGAEAGQQDKSSEAHSDEGLHAVYNYKHLRRKRSSCSHGNTTTFYDHGARPSGLFQLGSLRSRAQTKDRTGKPKTVELVVVVDHTEYKKFGSKKTIEARTLEIANHVDKLYRPVGVRVMLVGLDIWTYRDQIDVSTNPEVTLGRFLEWRQRSLLPKTKHDNAQFITGVDFDGSTVGLANTNAMCTSNSGAVNEDHNTNSIGVASTIAHEMGHNLGLSHDSENCVCGSSTSKKGCIMAESVGLVYPELFSSCSQQQLRRFLEEVNPACLLDTPSTDRVYGGPVCGNAFLEPGEECDCGTAEECKNPCCNATTCRLNAGAQCADGECCHNCQLKPTGSICRPKTGDCDLAEYCTGFSASCPTDAYTQNGLPCKRGKGYCYNGQCPSRQDHCKRLWGPDAEVAPDACFYQHGNCRKTLFSQRCSSRDQSCGTLFCSGGWEFPVTSRKSFYKIANGEICNEATMNPEDNYPADLGMVPVGTKCGNSMVCYNQRCQDIKNIKVYGTNDCSAKCNNHGVCNHESKCHCDPGWAPPFCDVEQSELPEAGPVVFIVSVVVGILLLSALVIGSLMCCMRKRRPAKRCFQSTSGQTNPLFRSSSARGSPRLGSTQISHPTFVESSATRACKPLYSAAARPQTGALRPSRAAPEPPKKLSALPQPSKFEQVVRPFMQAVSSKPVYTENKPLPPSRPLPPLATKPIMKPKPPMPPVKPKPSAVRSPLPHTQLLAGRAALMPPSRPR
- the adam8a gene encoding disintegrin and metalloproteinase domain-containing protein 8a isoform X1 translates to MPYSGYFIWIFFSSWGIIAGSVRTLPHVMKYQTVIPQRLKDSSLIDNAPTHKTYPDVLQYSLTIAGQNHTLHLEKNKDLVGKNFFVTHYSDQGSQVTTTPDLRVHCYYHGHVVGVKDSSASVGLCSGIKGFVRLQDHVYLIEPLAGAEAGQQDKSSEAHSDEGLHAVYNYKHLRRKRSSCSHGNTTTFYDHGARPSGLFQLGSLRSRAQTKDRTGKPKTVELVVVVDHTEYKKFGSKKTIEARTLEIANHVDKLYRPVGVRVMLVGLDIWTYRDQIDVSTNPEVTLGRFLEWRQRSLLPKTKHDNAQFITGVDFDGSTVGLANTNAMCTSNSGAVNEDHNTNSIGVASTIAHEMGHNLGLSHDSENCVCGSSTSKKGCIMAESVGLVYPELFSSCSQQQLRRFLEEVNPACLLDTPSTDRVYGGPVCGNAFLEPGEECDCGTAEECKNPCCNATTCRLNAGAQCADGECCHNCQLKPTGSICRPKTGDCDLAEYCTGFSASCPTDAYTQNGLPCKRGKGYCYNGQCPSRQDHCKRLWGPDAEVAPDACFYQHGNCRKTLFSQRCSSRDQSCGTLFCSGGWEFPVTSRKSFYKIANGEICNEATMNPEDNYPADLGMVPVGTKCGNSMVCYNQRCQDIKNIKVYGTNDCSAKCNNHGVCNHESKCHCDPGWAPPFCDVEQSELPEAAGPVVFIVSVVVGILLLSALVIGSLMCCMRKRRPAKRCFQSTSGQTNPLFRSSSARGSPRLGSTQISHPTFVESSATRACKPLYSAAARPQTGALRPSRAAPEPPKKLSALPQPSKFEQVVRPFMQAVSSKPVYTENKPLPPSRPLPPLATKPIMKPKPPMPPVKPKPSAVRSPLPHTQLLAGRAALMPPSRPR